A stretch of Acidobacteriota bacterium DNA encodes these proteins:
- a CDS encoding twin-arginine translocation signal domain-containing protein: protein MSTTRREFLSRAALAAAMAGVGPGIASAMSAFAQSTRPYLDLATRCALWIDQSSQRHESGMAWPADPLKPTTIGLDLYNGMPGVVSFFANLYHAGGDARWRERAQQGGTYLVAESARRGAAVGGGLYTGLAGLATTYRTLEVTGVGPQWSGQARRAAKELAAMAKTTPDGAEWSDSNDIISGTAGIGLFLVDAASAWKDNSLADLSVQAGRRLLKNAQAAEGGLMWFPSASLPRNYPNFSHGTAGVAYFLATLYQHSKDRAFLEGALAGARYLDAVATKRDGARAIFHVSGGGEDRFYLSWCHGPVGTARLYHRLQQATGDSKWGQLVDELTAWLITSGAPEQASAGYWNNISQCCGGVGIGQYCIDLARHHPTPTAATLRERVVAVTRSKATDDAAGLRWVQAENRSQPENLVAQTGFMQGAAGVGTFFLQLDALSRGVKWPTPLPDTPWV from the coding sequence ATGTCCACGACTCGTCGGGAATTCCTCTCGCGGGCGGCTCTGGCGGCCGCCATGGCCGGCGTTGGTCCGGGCATCGCCTCGGCCATGTCGGCGTTCGCGCAGTCCACGCGGCCGTATCTGGATCTCGCTACCCGCTGTGCGCTGTGGATCGACCAGAGCAGCCAGCGACACGAAAGCGGGATGGCGTGGCCTGCCGATCCGTTGAAGCCAACCACGATCGGACTCGACCTCTACAACGGCATGCCCGGCGTGGTGTCGTTCTTCGCGAACCTGTATCACGCCGGTGGCGACGCGCGGTGGCGCGAGCGGGCACAGCAGGGCGGAACCTACCTCGTTGCCGAAAGCGCGCGGCGTGGAGCCGCGGTTGGTGGCGGACTGTATACAGGCCTCGCGGGCCTGGCAACCACCTACAGAACCCTTGAAGTGACCGGAGTAGGACCGCAGTGGTCCGGCCAGGCGCGGCGAGCAGCGAAGGAACTCGCAGCAATGGCGAAGACCACGCCCGACGGCGCCGAGTGGTCGGACTCCAACGACATCATCAGCGGTACGGCGGGCATTGGACTGTTTCTTGTAGACGCCGCCTCGGCGTGGAAGGACAACAGCCTTGCCGATCTCTCGGTGCAGGCCGGCCGCAGGCTGCTGAAGAACGCGCAGGCCGCTGAAGGGGGGCTGATGTGGTTTCCATCGGCCTCGTTGCCCCGCAACTATCCCAACTTCTCGCACGGCACGGCTGGCGTCGCGTATTTCCTTGCCACGCTCTATCAGCACTCGAAGGATCGCGCGTTTCTTGAGGGCGCGCTCGCGGGTGCGCGATACCTGGACGCGGTGGCTACCAAACGTGACGGGGCTCGCGCGATTTTCCATGTCAGCGGCGGCGGGGAGGATCGGTTCTATCTGAGCTGGTGCCATGGACCCGTCGGTACCGCTCGGCTCTACCACCGCCTGCAGCAAGCCACAGGCGACAGTAAGTGGGGGCAGCTCGTGGACGAACTCACCGCGTGGCTGATCACGAGCGGCGCGCCCGAGCAGGCGTCGGCGGGCTACTGGAACAACATCTCCCAGTGCTGCGGTGGTGTGGGGATCGGACAGTACTGCATCGACCTCGCGCGGCATCATCCGACGCCGACCGCCGCGACACTTCGAGAGCGGGTTGTCGCCGTGACCCGGTCGAAAGCGACAGACGATGCGGCTGGGTTGCGATGGGTGCAGGCGGAGAACCGCTCGCAACCAGAGAATCTGGTGGCGCAGACAGGCTTCATGCAGGGCGCGGCAGGCGTGGGGACGTTCTTCCTGCAACTTGATGCATTGTCGCGAGGTGTGAAGTGGCCCACACCGCTGCCAGACACGCCGTGGGTGTAG